The following proteins come from a genomic window of Pirellulales bacterium:
- a CDS encoding SgcJ/EcaC family oxidoreductase, with protein MHCADLEDLQEHVMHFCHSRAWLLMVATAFVAQPLLAVAAPPNKPAATTAASSDEASLRKAVDAYREAVEHGDVDAIAAFWAPDADYVDHLGHAYKIQAAIAQSKRRAGDDDHIPQPSQKTETLAIRFLTADVAFEDGIIQRTISPGDSQSPGRYCAVWVKRDGQWLIDGVRESLYRAPPTADHFQDLAWMIGDWTAEGPHATAEATCSWGPDKAYILRQVKVAPKDDKPISATQWIGWDPVHQRIRSFVFDSHGGFGEGIWAKDGDAWIVTTSGVLPDGKHTSATNLYSRVDDNTAVWESVDEIVDGKPGLDFRLRATRKQAKK; from the coding sequence ATGCATTGTGCCGACCTTGAGGACTTGCAGGAACACGTGATGCACTTTTGTCATTCCCGCGCGTGGCTGCTCATGGTTGCCACGGCGTTTGTCGCTCAGCCACTGCTCGCGGTCGCGGCACCGCCGAATAAACCAGCCGCGACCACTGCCGCATCCAGTGACGAAGCGTCGCTGCGCAAGGCCGTCGATGCTTATCGAGAAGCCGTCGAACACGGAGATGTCGACGCGATCGCAGCATTTTGGGCGCCCGATGCGGACTATGTCGACCACTTGGGGCATGCCTACAAGATTCAAGCTGCGATCGCTCAATCGAAGCGCCGGGCAGGCGACGACGACCACATTCCACAGCCTTCTCAAAAGACTGAAACTCTCGCCATTCGCTTTCTCACTGCCGACGTGGCGTTCGAGGACGGCATCATACAGCGGACAATCTCGCCGGGAGATAGTCAATCGCCAGGCCGCTACTGTGCCGTGTGGGTAAAACGGGACGGCCAGTGGCTGATCGATGGCGTGCGCGAGTCCCTATATCGCGCCCCGCCCACGGCCGATCATTTCCAGGATCTGGCTTGGATGATTGGCGATTGGACTGCCGAAGGTCCACACGCCACGGCCGAAGCCACCTGCAGTTGGGGACCTGATAAGGCGTATATCCTAAGGCAGGTCAAGGTCGCACCCAAAGACGACAAACCTATCTCCGCAACACAATGGATCGGTTGGGATCCAGTTCACCAGCGCATTCGTTCCTTCGTGTTTGACTCGCACGGCGGGTTCGGCGAAGGCATTTGGGCCAAAGACGGCGATGCCTGGATAGTAACCACCAGCGGGGTTCTGCCTGATGGCAAGCACACCTCGGCCACGAATCTCTACAGTCGTGTCGATGATAATACGGCCGTTTGGGAATCCGTCGACGAAATTGTGGACGGAAAGCCAGGTCTAGACTTCAGGCTGCGTGCGACCCGCAAACAAGCAAAAAAGTAA